From Tubulanus polymorphus chromosome 9, tnTubPoly1.2, whole genome shotgun sequence, a single genomic window includes:
- the LOC141910924 gene encoding S-formylglutathione hydrolase-like, whose amino-acid sequence MISGLKKATFSLKTSFKIVCATRQKRFINMAVVTQVSCNKMFGGFQKVFSHESKELKCKMNFGIYLPPKADSEKCPVLYWLSGLTCTEQNFVSKAGAQKYAAEHGLILVAPDTSPRGCNIEGEDDSYDFGSGAGFYVDATAEKWKTNYRMYSYVTEELPALINENFPVAIGKQSIFGHSMGGHGALICALKNPGKYNSVSAFAPICNPTECPWGLKAFAGYLGDNKEAWKEYDASCLVKKYGGLPFDVLVSQGKEDNFLTGGQLLPNNFVAACAEAKAPVILKMEEGYDHSYFFIATFMEEHVSHHARVLNA is encoded by the exons ATGATTTCCGGGTTGAAGAAAGCCACTTTCTCGTTGAAAACTTCGTTTAAAATAG TTTGCGCCACTCGTCAGAAACGATTTATAAACATGGCAGTCGTCACTCAGGTTTCCTGCAATAAAATGTTCGGCGGCTTTCAGAAAGTGTTCAGCCATGAAAG taagGAGTTGAAATGTAAGATGAATTTCGGTATTTATCTGCCTCCGAAAGCCGATTCGGAGAAATGCCCTGTTCTTTACTGGCTATCAG GGTTGACTTGTACGGAACAAAACTTCGTATCGAAGGCCGGCGCGCAAAAATACGCGGCCGAACACGGCCTGATTTTAGTGGCGCCCGATACGAGTCCGCGCGGCTGTAACATCGAGGGCGAGGACGATAGCTACGATTTCGGCAGCGGAGCCGGATTTTACGTCGACGCGACGGCGGAAAAGTGGAAAACGAACTATCGCATGTATTCGTACGTTACTGAAGAG TTACCGGCTTTGATCAATGAAAATTTTCCCGTTGCAATCGGCAAACAGTCGATATTCGGCCACAG CATGGGCGGTCACGGCGCGTTGATTTGCGCGCTGAAAAATCCGGGCAAATACAATTCGGTGTCGGCATTCGCGCCGATCTGTAACCCGACCGAGTGCCCGTGGGGCCTGAAGGCGTTCGCCGGCTACCTCGGAGATAACAAGGAAGCGTGGAAG gagTATGACGCCTCGTGTCTCGTGAAGAAATACGGCGGACTGCCGTTTGACGTGCTCGTGTCACAG GGTAAAGAGGACAACTTTTTGACCGGCGGACAATTGTTGCCCAATAATTTCGTAGCCGCCTGTGCAGAGGCGAAAGCCCCCGTTATTCTTAAGATGGAAGAG GGCTACGATCACAGTTACTTTTTTATCGCAACGTTTATGGAAGAACACGTAAGTCATCACGCGAGAGTGCTGAACGCTTAA